In Aspergillus oryzae RIB40 DNA, chromosome 6, one genomic interval encodes:
- a CDS encoding putative nuclear envelope pore membrane protein (predicted protein) has protein sequence MNDTPRLRSAFPQTPQTSQKSRAFYTSPSRSKQRDAGLRQSPSEALPTARDASLPLIPVELIDAPSQRLYIVAFYVALNAWRLYESWKASDDLDATWLFLKWACIDGVFLFGLQALRIPWLEWAFPTTLAIFLIHVVGNVFLMFRIPIPVGAWVSGIVKLAYDRELSISERSVKPGDIIHNASLILGKQIVHILPEGSAVLNPDQTPLCIDSEKTTINLPIRINQTDPILIELFRLDFTSGGNETITISSKQLKQMKRQAGKKNQGSGTDLHLDLLLPIRRPGIYRLQRVVDESNLDVRMRRSDALVVSCPRASIKSSHTHKCRGELSNLVLTVEGTPPLKIKYSRQVNRRDRGFSFQNIQPDYLRSPLLGQRNIGTLFNSQEPDVAWAQSQNIEVPLNESLNIGGEWLYAIEEVHDGCGNVANYTAFFNEVDRLPTKFLSQWHQFSVHERPRLSLSGCNDQHFIEVARGDSVDLPVKFHQSGQGYDKDGPFSIVYSFNNNQETAGNMPGRVRELSLKNLGQKPQIKDPGWYVLDAISSQFCSGEILEPSSCYLHNPPEPELAVRYEKIFDKCANNPVGLLVDLDFTGSPPFRLRYVVEHSKGIETKTQLIEGLRTQLDLTPSEAGLYRYRFLDIADTVYAPRPLKDKAPVLEQHVKPPASAHFLGPREVRKACFGEPVSVDVALLGEAPWTLQYELVHNGKKTKYVLETENEVSSIVTEKLVSGGEYNLVLTSVKDRSNCKRILKDSIQIDARPKPPHVSFGEIEKSRKYSALQGSKVDIPLRLSGERPWTLKYKTSHDSLVVEKTLWQENSALTVGHEGRYELLEVTDASCPGSVDQAAKIFEVSWIPRPRITAVDGSPVRAGGHKEKRDVCQGENDNLELRLSGSPPYSIKYEQQRKTTRGSPSVRLQNLRTVLHAASMEMDTSEAGLYTYTFTEIGDNLYDHDPRSNPVVVTQKVNPLPSARFDAPGRIYGFCKEDVSGEELIPITLDGVPPFSLEISIKHHSKAKPELVSISNIVSNRHMLPIPRRHLDLGQHVVSIHKVRDARGCQRATENDASSVRVAVSDVPTVIPLESKADYCVGERLSFSLSGHAPFEVFYTFDGVARKATSRTTNFRRIAERPGVFTITAVSDGASGKCKAHKNVTKTIHEMPSVRISRGQTSVVDIHEGGEAELHFEFWGTPPFEFTYIRSSIARRGKRAEILDIKHDISYEHFKTIKTSDEGTYEVVAIKDKFCSVSSQTHLEKSEKPTVP, from the exons ATGAATGACACTCCCCGACTTCGGTCTGCTTTCCCTCAGACGCCCCAAACGTCGCAGAAATCGCGAGCCTTCTACACCTCCCCATCCAGATCTAAACAGCGCGATGCAGGACTCCGACAGTCTCCCTCAGAGGCGTTGCCGACAGCCCGAGATGCAAGTTTGCCACTTATCCCAGTTGAGCTGATAGATGCGCCATCGCAACGACTCTATATAGTGGCTTTTTATGTCGCGCTCAACGCCTGGCGGCTGTATGAATCTTGGAAAGCTTCGGATGATTTAGATGCGACCTGGTTATTTCTGAAGTGGGCTTGTATTGATGGAGTGTTCCTTTTTGGACTTCAGGCCTTGCGCATACCCTGGCTAGAATGGGCTTTTCCTACAACCCTTGCGATTTTCCTGATACACGTAGTTGGCAATGTATTCCTCATGTTTCGCATCCCG ATCCCAGTTGGTGCCTGGGTATCAGGAATAGTCAAACTGGCCTACGATAGAGAGTTGTCGATCTCAGAACGGAGTGTTAAGCCAGGTGATATCATTCATAATGCATCACTCATACTGGGAAAACAAATAGTTCATATACTGCCTGAAGG ATCTGCTGTGTTGAACCCAGACCAGACACCTCTCTGTATAGATTCAGAGAAGACCACTATCAATCTGCCCATTCGAATTAACCAGACAGACCCTATCTTGATAGAGTTATTCCGCTTGGATTTTACTAGCGGCGGCAATGAAACGATAACGATATCCTCGAAGCAGCTGAAACAGATGAAACGTCAAGCAGGCAAGAAAAATCAGGGCTCTGGCACTGATTTGCACCTTGACCTTCTACTTCCTATTCGGCGGCCGGGTATATACCGTCTCCAAAGGGTAGTAGATGAGTCCAATCTTGACGTTCGTATGCGAAGGTCTGATGCACTTGTTGTATCATGTCCTCGGGCATCGATTAAAAGCTCCCACACCCATAAGTGTAGAGGCGAGTTGTCTAATTTGGTCCTGACGGTCGAGGGCACACCGCCGCTGAAGATCAAATACAGCAGACAAGTGAATCGTCGTGACCGGGGCTTCTCTTTTCAAAACATCCAACCAGATTACTTACGGTCACCGTTACTAGGCCAGAGGAATATTGGTACCCTTTTCAATTCGCAAGAGCCGGACGTTGCTTGGGCCCAGAGCCAAAATATTGAAGTACCGTTGAATGAGTCACTGAACATCGGTGGGGAGTGGCTTTATGCTATTGAAGAAGTACATGACGGCTGTGGCAACGTTGCCAATTATACAGCATTTTTTAATGAGGTCGATCGACTGCCTACAAAATTCTTGTCCCAGTGGCATCAATTCTCTGTCCATGAAAGGCCCCGTTTATCTTTGTCTGGATGCAATGATCAGCATTTCATAGAAGTTGCACGAGGGGACAGTGTGGATCTGCCCGTCAAGTTTCACCAGTCGGGTCAAGGGTATGACAAAGATGGGCCTTTTTCTATCGTATATTctttcaacaacaatcaagAGACTGCTGGCAATATGCCTGGTAGAGTCCGAGAACTGTCTTTGAAGAATCTGGGCCAAAAACCTCAGATAAAAGATCCAGGATGGTACGTTTTGGATGCTATTTCTAGTCAATTTTGCTCAGGCGAGATTCTGGAACCATCGTCCTGTTATCTGCATAACCCTCCCGAACCTGAGCTGGCAGTCAGATATGAAAAGATTTTTGACAAATGCGCAAACAACCCGGTCGGCTTGTTGGTCGATTTAGACTTCACTGGATCCCCACCGTTCCGGCTTCGGTACGTCGTTGAACATTCCAAAGGCATTGAGACCAAGACCCAGTTGATTGAGGGGTTGCGGACTCAGCTGGACCTCACTCCTTCTGAAGCGGGCTTGTACCGCTATCGTTTCCTAGATATTGCAGACACAGTGTACGCTCCACGACCTCTCAAAGACAAGGCCCCCGTTCTAGAGCAACACGTTAAACCTCCTGCTTCTGCTCATTTCCTTGGGCCTAGAGAGGTGCGGAAGGCTTGCTTCGGTGAGCCTGTGTCTGTTGATGTAGCCTTGCTTGGTGAAGCGCCATGGACTTTGCAGTACGAACTTGTTCATAATGGCAAGAAAACCAAGTACGTTTTGGAAACAGAGAATGAGGTGTCAAGCATCGTGACCGAAAAGCTCGTCAGTGGCGGTGAATACAACCTTGTTTTAACGAGTGTCAAAGACCGGTCAAACTGCAAACGAATTCTGAAGGATAGTATCCAGATCGACGCTCGACCAAAACCGCCACATGTATCTTTTGGGGAGATCGAGAAAAGTAGGAAATATTCGGCCTTACAGGGCTCTAAAGTCGATATTCCCCTCAGATTGAGTGGTGAGCGACCATGGACTTTGAAGTACAAAACAAGCCACGATTCTCTAGTCGTTGAGAAGACGTTATGGCAGGAGAATAGCGCTTTGACTGTGGGACACGAGGGGCGTTATGAACTCCTCGAAGTGACTGATGCTTCCTGTCCTGGATCTGTTGACCAAGCCGCTAAGATATTCGAGGTTTCCTGGATACCTCGCCCGCGTATTACTGCTGTGGACGGTTCTCCTGTAAGAGCAGGCGGGCACAAAGAGAAGCGCGATGTTTGCCAAGGAGAAAATGACAATCTCGAGCTTCGATTGTCAGGTAGTCCGCCATACAGTATTAAATACGAACAACAACGCAAGACTACTCGTGGTTCGCCATCTGTTCGACTGCAGAATCTGAGGACAGTTCTTCATGCGGCTTCCATGGAAATGGATACCTCGGAGGCTGGACTGTACACGTACACGTTTACGGAAATCGGTGACAATCTCTACGACCATGACCCCAGAAGCAACCCGGTGGTTGTGACACAGAAGGTGAACCCTTTACCATCGGCGCGATTTGATGCTCCTGGCCGAATCTACGGTTTCTGCAAGGAGGATGTCAGCGGCGAAGAATTGATTCCCATCACTTTGGATGGCGTCCCGCCTTTCTCCCTTGAAATATCCATAAAACATCATTCGAAAGCAAAGCCGGAACTTGTGTCAATCTCAAATATCGTTTCAAATAGACACATGCTTCCCATACCACGGCGTCATCTAGACCTAGGCCAGCATGTTGTCAGCATTCACAAGGTCAGAGACGCACGTGGATGCCAGCGGGCCACCGAAAATGATGCCTCATCCGTGAGGGTTGCAGTCTCCGACGTGCCTACCGTAATCCCTCTCGAATCCAAGGCCGACTATTGCGTTGGTGAgcggctttctttctcacttTCAGGGCATGCACCATTTGAGGTATTCTATACATTTGATGGGGTTGCTAGAAAAGCTACTTCCCGGACGACGAATTTCCGTCGCATCGCAGAGAGACCTGGTGTATTCACCATCACCGCCGTAAGCGATGGTGCCAGTGGCAAATGCAAAGCGCACAAAAACGTAACCAAAACCATCCACGAGATGCCAAGTGTTAGAATCAGCAGAGGCCAGACCTCTGTTGTTGATATACACGAAGGTGGAGAAGCCGAGCTTCACTTTGAATTCTGGGGGACGCCTCCATTTGAGTTCAC ATATATCCGTAGCTCAATCGCCcgaagggggaagagggcGGAAATACTTGACATTAAGCATGACATTTCTTACGAACATTTCAAGACCATTAAAACCTCGGACGAAGGAACTTACGAGGTTGTGGCGATTAAGGACAAGTTTTGCTCGGTTTCATCTCAGACACATCTAGAGAAGTCCGAAAAACCAACTGTGCCATAG
- a CDS encoding rRNA-processing protein UTP22 (nucleolar RNA-associated protein (NRAP)) produces MSAHTAKRRKLSPSPQITQRAGQSNASNLNGLLKMARNESSSMDGLIRRKKSDRSAELALASGVYKSNLFKLQLDELLTESRPNYDKHVSKLQDTLHRLKEVIDNIPERPPKPAVEAEKEFRSTHGILVPYPEPRPGKDTKYTVSYSKPTNVNVVGSFVLRTGVRASEPYTVDLAVTMPSSVFQEKDYVNYRFFHKRAYYIACLAAGIKDVENLDFDIKFAQQDGDSLRPLILLEPTDSAKNGSQSMRSQIRIFTAIEDTLFPIVRTLPMKNNVRQGSPDQPEPRAPTPFYNAALRSEATVAPFHKLLHSTAQICDSFRDACILGRIWLRQRGFGSSFQQGGFGGFEWTVLMSLLFEGGGFNGKPILLKSYSSYQLFKGTIQFLAGRNLLTPLLLFASDISSPTGTPMVYDGKRGLNILYKMSPWSYSLLRHEANITLRILNESRDDNFDKVFIYKVNEPMLRFDRLITLPISESGTVLRTIHNHNAIYEVLKKALGDRVNLIYLFSHGAEPWSVERKFSRKAASAAIHVGLNLNPENAMRVVDHGPFAEQKEEAETFRSFWGEKAELRRFRDGTIRESLVWSDQPPSPSIVYQLLVYILRRHFNYEEDEIGYIGDEFDEKLRNSGNGIFLYSNPAFQLVTDAFNSLERSFQRMDEVPLTVRQLALASPLSRYSALRVQSASGLIRDPVDIVLQFESSSRWPDDLVAIQMTKVAFLIKIGDSLVSSAAASSCKVGLENESNRTLNNAFLDISHTSGVIFRLRIHHDREQLLLERQLKEKGASLQVKQEAAYTLSAYKRLFIQSPRLTQAIRTLCTRFPLLSPTIRLVKHWFNCHLFTGHVNEEVIELVVARVFTQPYPWDTPSSVMVGFLRTLHFLSRWDWQQDPLIVDLCGELDQDTIKAVRTRFSGWRSIDPAMNTVALFVASDIDPDGVTWTHYEMPPKVVAARMSMLAKGAVKLVRENGPTLDVSDLFHTSLAPYDFIINLRLKSLHDRPTSLLKYKNLNELDNKAQTAQLKVVKSFVRDLQACFSPNILFFHGDEHCDVLAGLWNPQTTKPKNWSLKLTYSSSPSILDGTKKEDGEVMINRDAILNEISRLGHGLVDSIEVFGTE; encoded by the coding sequence ATGTCGGCTCATACagcgaagaggagaaagcTCAGCCCATCTCCGCAAATAACACAGAGAGCCGGGCAATCAAATGCTTCAAACTTGAATGGTCTCTTAAAGATGGCTAGGAATGAGTCTTCAAGTATGGACGGTTTGATAAGACGCAAAAAGAGTGATCGCTCTGCGGAGCTTGCGTTGGCTAGCGGTGTCTACAAGTCTAATCTCTTCAAGTTGCAGTTAGACGAACTTCTCACTGAATCAAGACCAAACTACGACAAGCATGTGTCAAAGCTTCAGGATACTCTTCATAGGCTgaaggaagtcatcgataACATTCCCGAAAGACCCCCGAAACCAGCTGTTGAAGCCGAGAAGGAATTCCGCAGCACACATGGCATTCTCGTTCCATACCCCGAGCCACGTCCAGGGAAAGATACAAAGTACACTGTGTCATATAGCAAGCCAACGAATGTTAATGTGGTAGGGAGTTTTGTTCTTAGGACAGGGGTCAGAGCTTCTGAGCCTTACACAGTCGATTTGGCAGTGACGATGCCGAGCAGCGTTTTCCAGGAGAAGGATTATGTCAATTATCGGTTCTTCCACAAGAGGGCATACTATATCGCATGCCTTGCTGCTGGAATTAAAGATGTTGAAAATCTGGACTTTGATATCAAGTTTGCACAGCAGGATGGAGATAGTCTTCGCCCGCTTATTCTTCTAGAACCTACTGACTCGGCTAAGAATGGATCTCAATCCATGAGATCGCAGATCCGCATTTTCACCGCGATTGAAGACACTTTGTTTCCCATTGTTCGTACTCTTCCTATGAAGAATAACGTGCGTCAAGGTTCACCCGACCAGCCCGAACCTCGTGCGCCGACTCCTTTTTACAATGCAGCTCTTCGTTCCGAAGCTACAGTGGCACCCTTTCACAAACTCCTGCACTCGACAGCCCAAATATGTGATTCTTTTAGGGATGCTTGTATTCTTGGACGGATATGGCTCCGTCAGCGCGGATTcggatcttctttccaacaaGGCGGGTTTGGAGGATTCGAGTGGACCGTTTTGATGTCTCTTTTATTTGAAGGAGGTGGCTTCAACGGCAAGCCAATACTTCTAAAATCGTACAGTAGCTACCAGCTATTCAAAGGGACCATTCAGTTTCTTGCAGGAAGGAATTTGCTAACTCCGCTCCTACTTTTCGCCTCTGATATTTCTTCCCCTACCGGCACGCCTATGGTGTACGATGGGAAAAGAGGGTTGAACATACTTTACAAAATGTCGCCGTGGTCCTATTCACTCCTTCGTCATGAAGCAAATATTACTCTCAGGATATTGAACGAGTCTCGTGATGATAACTTCGACAAAGTCTTCATTTATAAAGTGAACGAACCTATGCTTAGGTTTGATCGACTCATCACACTGCCAATTTCTGAGTCAGGCACTGTTCTTCGAACCATTCATAATCACAATGCCATTTATGAGGTTCTCAAGAAAGCATTGGGCGACAGAGTGAATCTTATTTACCTGTTCAGCCATGGCGCCGAACCTTGGTctgtggaaagaaaattctCGCGCAAAGCAGCGAGTGCAGCCATTCATGTTGGGCTCAACTTGAATCCTGAAAATGCTATGCGAGTCGTTGATCATGGCCCATTCGCcgaacagaaagaagaagctgaaactTTTCGGTCTTTCTGGGGGGAAAAGGCCGAGTTAAGACGTTTCAGAGACGGTACTATTCGAGAGAGCTTAGTCTGGTCTGACCAGCCGCCCTCTCCCTCTATAGTATATCAACTTTTGGTGTACATCCTCCGTCGTCATTTCAattatgaagaagatgagatcggTTATATCGGCGACGAATTCGATGAAAAACTGCGCAATAGCGGGAATGGAATATTCTTGTATTCCAACCCTGCATTCCAGTTGGTCACTGATGCTTTTAACTCTTTGGAGAGGTCTTTtcaaagaatggatgaagTGCCGTTGACTGTTAGGCAGCTGGCTTTGGCTAGCCCCCTTAGTCGATACTCCGCTCTTCGTGTCCAGAGTGCTTCTGGCCTCATTCGCGATCCGGTGGATATTGTTCTCCAGTTCGAAAGTTCCTCGAGGTGGCCGGATGATTTAGTGGCTATCCAGATGACAAAAGTGGCATTCTTAATTAAGATAGGTGACTCCTTGGTGTCATCTGCAGCCGCTTCGTCATGTAAAGTTGGCCTAGAGAACGAATCAAACCGGACGCTAAACAACGCTTTTTTGGACATATCCCACACGTCAGGAGTGATCTTCCGGCTAAGGATTCATCATGATCGGGAGCAGTTATTGCTGGAACGCcagctgaaggagaaagggGCGAGCCTGCAAGTAAAGCAAGAAGCTGCATACACCCTATCGGCGTATAAGCGACTTTTCATCCAATCTCCTCGTCTGACCCAAGCAATTCGTACCCTATGCACCAGGTTTCCCTTATTGTCACCTACAATCCGACTCGTCAAACATTGGTTTAACTGTCATCTGTTTACTGGCCATGTCAATGAAGAAGTAATCGAGTTGGTGGTGGCTCGGGTTTTCACTCAACCATACCCCTGGGATACTCCTTCAAGTGTTATGGTCGGCTTTCTAAGGactctccatttcctttcgCGCTGGGACTGGCAGCAAGATCCATTAATTGTCGATTTGTGCGGAGAGCTTGATCAGGATACTATCAAAGCAGTACGTACTCGCTTTTCGGGATGGCGAAGCATCGACCCTGCAATGAATACTGTTGCTTTGTTTGTGGCTTCCGACATAGATCCCGACGGAGTAACCTGGACACATTACGAAATGCCTCCGAAGGTAGTCGCAGCTCGGATGTCTATGTTGGCGAAGGGGGCTGTAAAGTTGGTACGGGAAAATGGGCCTACCCTTGATGTTTCCGACTTATTCCATACATCGTTGGCACCTTATGATTTCATTATCAATTTGCGCTTGAAAAGCTTGCATGATCGACCAACGTCATTATTAAAGTACAAGAACTTGAATGAGCTCGATAATAAAGCCCAAACAGCTCAACTCAAAGTTGTGAAGTCCTTTGTCCGCGATTTGCAGGCTTGTTTCAGCCCAaatatcctcttcttccatggtgATGAACATTGTGATGTGCTTGCAGGGCTCTGGAACCCACAGACAACCAAACCGAAGAACTGGAGCCTGAAATTGACATACTCGTCATCCCCATCGATATTGGATGGTactaaaaaagaagatggcGAAGTTATGATCAATCGGGATGCTATCCTCAACGAAATATCGAGGTTAGGACATGGTCTAGTCGATAGCATCGAAGTTTTTGGCACGGAGTAG